The proteins below are encoded in one region of Methanolacinia paynteri:
- a CDS encoding HD domain-containing protein gives MKDLFISDIETNTPVDSIFIIESPVLKNGGRIGKYIICTLSDRTGKISCRIWGRSQGGAEEVERVYNILNSNEGLPFRIEGESETYNNELLVKVTDGVGNLNLPEDTGSLSPGDFEYTPYDTKRSRAGITSCILKIEDPSIRGFVGSVIGDADGFFDKPAARKKHHAFRGGLALHTLEVTEIAITASGQMGSVKFDTDILIAGAILHDIGKCKSFDQKGFGFSANASYSLLGHITPAIGMTERYRDLIDESVYEQILHIIQSHHGPYGEIKPQTIEAWTVHFADNMSATIHEVSDDISKIGPGDTGWGENVGGPVFRPGINKKPEYL, from the coding sequence ATGAAAGATCTGTTCATCTCCGATATTGAGACAAACACCCCCGTTGATTCGATATTTATTATAGAGTCCCCGGTGCTGAAAAACGGGGGGAGGATAGGAAAATACATTATCTGCACTCTTTCGGACAGGACGGGAAAGATCTCCTGCAGGATCTGGGGACGGAGCCAGGGCGGTGCAGAGGAAGTCGAGAGAGTATATAATATACTGAATTCAAACGAAGGCCTGCCTTTTCGTATTGAAGGAGAATCGGAGACCTATAACAACGAACTTCTCGTAAAGGTCACGGACGGCGTGGGGAACCTTAATCTCCCGGAGGATACCGGTTCGCTCTCTCCCGGGGATTTTGAATACACGCCGTATGATACGAAGAGGAGCAGGGCCGGAATCACCTCCTGCATATTGAAAATAGAAGATCCGTCAATCCGTGGTTTTGTGGGATCTGTTATAGGTGACGCCGACGGTTTCTTTGATAAGCCTGCCGCAAGAAAGAAGCATCATGCCTTCAGGGGAGGGCTTGCGCTTCATACGCTGGAAGTGACCGAGATCGCGATTACGGCATCCGGGCAGATGGGGAGCGTGAAGTTCGATACCGACATCCTGATCGCAGGTGCAATACTTCACGATATTGGGAAATGCAAATCTTTCGACCAGAAAGGCTTCGGGTTTTCAGCCAACGCCTCCTATTCCCTTCTCGGCCATATAACCCCTGCAATAGGGATGACAGAGAGATACAGGGATCTTATCGATGAATCCGTGTACGAACAGATCCTTCATATCATCCAGTCACACCACGGCCCTTACGGGGAGATCAAACCCCAGACAATAGAAGCATGGACAGTTCATTTCGCCGACAACATGAGCGCCACAATTCACGAGGTCAGCGACGACATATCAAAGATCGGCCCGGGAGATACGGGGTGGGGAGAGAATGTCGGCGGACCTGTTTTCAGACCGGGCATTAATAAAAAACCCGAATATTTGTGA